From a single Prosthecobacter algae genomic region:
- a CDS encoding permease — MILAALPEPSPFGDVLMAFLSILFEGAPYIMIGTLLSGLIDAFLPAKLLERVLPKNKVLSTLMAGFLGLIFPVCECAVVPVIRRLVKKGLPLSCALSYMLSAPIMNPIVAVSTLTAFKEFEKVTGWATIGNATMTISRLALGYLVAVTIGLIVLRFKPAQVLKSSIAQDIEDSAAENAHGHAPKASFNARLVHAFRTAMGDFLDTGMYFTIGVIITSVFNTQVDQSLLDSVAGNELAAIPSIMGLAFVLSLCSTSDAFIAAPMASFSMAAKLAFLVFGPMMDIKLMFMYAAVFKRRMVIAMLLGTFILIALLSGPMMLFVTDPRAFPEKFWELITAPFAAFPSK; from the coding sequence ATGATTTTAGCTGCCTTGCCCGAACCCAGTCCCTTTGGAGATGTCCTGATGGCCTTTCTGAGCATTCTTTTCGAAGGTGCTCCCTACATCATGATCGGCACCCTGCTTTCAGGACTGATTGATGCCTTTTTGCCCGCCAAGCTCCTGGAGCGGGTACTGCCCAAAAACAAGGTATTGTCCACCCTGATGGCAGGCTTTCTGGGTCTGATCTTTCCCGTCTGCGAATGCGCGGTGGTGCCGGTGATTCGGCGGCTGGTGAAAAAGGGGCTGCCGCTTTCCTGTGCGCTCTCATACATGCTGTCCGCGCCGATCATGAACCCCATCGTGGCGGTGAGTACGCTGACGGCTTTCAAGGAATTCGAAAAAGTGACCGGCTGGGCCACCATCGGCAATGCCACCATGACCATCTCACGGCTGGCCCTGGGCTACCTGGTGGCCGTCACCATCGGTCTCATCGTCCTGCGCTTCAAACCCGCCCAAGTGCTGAAATCCAGCATCGCCCAGGACATCGAGGACTCCGCTGCAGAAAATGCCCACGGGCACGCGCCGAAGGCCAGCTTCAATGCCCGTCTGGTGCACGCCTTCCGCACCGCGATGGGTGACTTCCTGGATACCGGGATGTACTTCACCATCGGGGTCATCATCACCTCCGTCTTCAATACGCAGGTGGACCAGAGCCTGCTGGATAGCGTGGCAGGCAATGAACTGGCCGCCATTCCGTCCATCATGGGGCTGGCCTTCGTATTGTCACTATGCAGCACGTCGGATGCCTTCATCGCCGCGCCTATGGCGTCCTTCTCCATGGCGGCCAAACTGGCCTTCCTGGTCTTTGGCCCAATGATGGACATCAAGCTGATGTTCATGTACGCTGCCGTATTCAAACGCCGCATGGTCATCGCCATGCTGCTCGGCACGTTCATCCTCATCGCGCTGCTTTCCGGGCCGATGATGCTTTTCGTCACCGATCCCCGCGCCTTTCCTGAAAAATTCTGGGAGCTTATCACCGCTCCGTTTGCCGCTTTTCCTTCCAAGTAA
- a CDS encoding alpha/beta hydrolase: MESPGEGHQRTLPLDRNRELLKSAREEIYKTVGDISLPVYIWEPNADKTPPYPKSVAAFFFSSGWDNGQIAQFAPHCVYFASRGMMTMAFDYRITHRNRGGPLEAIADARSAMRWIRLNAVELGINPGKIVGIGGSGGAHAITSSAMLSGFDDPSDILDSSPAPNALALFNPVLDTSKKGFGLDRFPDAGVAKDANLIRAIRPGLPPMLIMHGTADRVVPFAGTYEFAKKSSKKKNFCRLIEFEGQGHGFFNFNLSFEMYEATLMAMDEFFVELGFLEPDPEAGLGKVD, translated from the coding sequence ATGGAATCACCCGGCGAAGGTCATCAACGAACACTCCCACTCGACCGAAATCGGGAACTCCTCAAATCTGCTCGCGAAGAGATCTACAAGACCGTCGGCGACATCAGCCTGCCTGTGTACATCTGGGAACCGAATGCAGACAAGACACCGCCTTATCCAAAATCGGTGGCGGCTTTCTTTTTTAGCAGCGGGTGGGACAATGGCCAGATCGCGCAGTTTGCGCCGCACTGTGTTTACTTCGCCTCGCGCGGCATGATGACGATGGCCTTTGACTATCGCATCACGCACAGAAATCGTGGCGGTCCGTTGGAAGCGATTGCGGATGCACGGTCTGCCATGCGTTGGATCCGACTCAATGCAGTGGAGCTAGGTATCAATCCGGGCAAGATCGTCGGCATCGGCGGCAGTGGCGGTGCCCATGCCATCACCTCCTCCGCGATGCTCAGCGGCTTTGATGATCCTTCGGACATTCTGGACAGCAGCCCCGCGCCGAATGCGCTGGCCCTGTTCAATCCCGTGCTGGACACTTCCAAAAAAGGCTTTGGCCTGGACCGCTTCCCCGATGCAGGCGTGGCCAAGGATGCCAACCTCATCCGCGCCATCCGCCCCGGTCTGCCCCCCATGCTGATCATGCATGGCACGGCCGACCGTGTGGTCCCCTTTGCCGGGACCTATGAGTTCGCGAAAAAGTCCTCCAAGAAAAAGAACTTCTGCCGCCTCATCGAATTCGAAGGCCAGGGACACGGGTTCTTTAACTTCAACCTCTCCTTTGAGATGTATGAAGCCACCCTCATGGCCATGGACGAGTTTTTTGTGGAACTCGGATTCCTGGAACCCGACCCAGAAGCGGGCCTGGGCAAAGTGGACTGA